tatatctggctaatttattttttaatttttttgtagagacgaggacttgctatgttgccagtttggtcttgaactcttggtctcaagtgattctcctgccttgggtTCCCAAAGCGTTGGGACGGCAgatgtcagccaccgcgcctggccttattctTATAAACTCAAAATTATCTGAATTCAAGCAAGGTAATGTATTTCACAGCATCACTGAAATATAAAGATGTATCATCTCGGGATAAGAACTAGGCTGATGTCAGTTATGCATCCTGCTATTAGCTCCCTTGTTATTTAATACCATGGAATAAAAAGGCAGCGTGAAAGTCTTTTTGCCACTATTGCCTGGCTTTTATTGCAGCTACTCTTGCATCTATAATAGTGGAAGGGAAGAGCAATACGGATTGTAAAATGAACTCCATAGAAGATCCACTGTGGTCAGTAGATCAAGGCATGACAGTATTGACGTTAAGAATGGACACTGGAGTCCAGTATATACGGATTCAAATCTGAATGCTCAGTAGCTGTATGACTTGGGCAGTTACTTAACCTATTTGGGTTTGAGTTTTcttgtcttcatctgtaaaagtagGGCTGTTAGAGGTTTAAGtgaatatatgtgcacatatgtatatatattaagagatatacatgatatatataaataaaatatatatctattcccttgagatatatatatgaatatgtgtatTCCCCTgagatatatatgaatatatatatattcccctaagatatatacatatatatattttcacatatttctttacacacacacacagacacacaccccttAGAAGAGTTCCTTGTAGGTGGTAAGTGCTAATTAGATATTAACTATCATCACATTGCCGTCTCATTTCTGTATTTGAATTACTAATTAGTAACACAATTGAATGATCTGATGGTTCCTTCTTTTCCCTGCTTTTTCCTTAAAGGATCAAAGGTTGCAGCAAAATGTCACATTTAAGAAGCTGAGTAAACACAGAATGAGAAGCCCTAAAGCGAGGTGCTGTGTTAATAGACAGGCTAATCACTTCCTGAATACATAAGAACTAGCTCTTTGTAGAACTAGCAGAGAGACTGCTAACAGGTTTTTGTTTTAGATTGATGGATTGATTTTCCAGGAACAGGCCTGATGAGAGCCCTCATAAAAATTGCCTCTCATAGCCTATTGCAAATAAGTATAATCTTACATAAATCAAAGCACTAGTACGTAAGCATCCCAAGGACAGAGATTTTGTCTGTGTTGGTTCACAGCTATATCCAGAGTTCAGGCAAGTGCCTGGCAAATAGTGGAGGCTCAGTAAGTATCTCTTGAGtgaactgaatgaatgaaaaccttGACTTTTCCTTTAAATAGGATTaacattaaaagcaaaacaaaacagcatgctTTCCTACTTCCTTGATGGATTTCTGACCCTAAGAATGCTGTTAGGCAAGTAAGAAGGGCTGGAGAGCAGCATGTGAAGGGCACAGTGCAAATGTGTACATTTAGCAAGTATTTCAGAAATCTCGGATTTGGTGAAGTATTTGCTGGAGTGTGTGGTGTGATGTCACACTTAACTCAGATACATGTGTCACATTTGAATTACAAATATTCTGTCCAGCATCTCCCTAACTTGAGTGACTATGCTTATACTTTTTTCTACACAGGGTTTTCATAAATCTTTGATCCTTGACCAAGTGTCATAGAGAACTTTTCTTAAGTGAAACTCTCTGCAAACAGTTAGCTTATATTTAAGTTTCTATTCAGCTTTGAGTATAGTATTTTGGCTAAAATAATGTTTTGCATGgtccatttcacaggtgaggttGATTATATAGCATTCATTACTCTTAATTTAGCTTACAACCTCAGATAgtggtttaaaatatataacactcATAACTATGTCTAAGTTaatcaaatttaaattattttctactcctgtagcaaacattttttgaaaacagaaaaaagtcccTTTTTACAGCATAGGCTCGCTGATAATTTGAATAGAAAACCACTCATTTCTATACATGAAATTTTCCTGATTGTCTTTGTAATAAAAACTGAGAGGATATTCGTCATCCCTGGCTGAGCTGCACTGAATTCTACTCTTTTATACATGTAATAAAACAGCAAACAACatcaaaatacattattaattaggcatgaatttcttaaaatggtttacatcatctcatttaacttCAGAGCTTGCAGACATTAACAGTAAGTCACCACAAAGCTACCATTGATTTATAATGCACATTACCACATCAAGCCTGGCCCAAGGACTCTGGGCCCAGAAGGAAAAACAGCCATGGCagaaatataatgaaaacatATCTGTATTCACAGAAAACAATTAGGCTTAATGTAATTAGAGTGAACATTCAGGTTCATTTTATTCAAAGGTAATGTTTCTGCCCTTGAAGTTCCATGTAGAAAAGGGTCCTTGGAGTTAGAACACTGTGGAAGGTGATATAATTTCACTTGGCCCTCGGCTATGTAAGgtaaacattttacattattgCACAGTAACAAAAATTTACAGCCATAGATAACACAGGATCTGATCAACGTTAACACACCTGCTGTTTAAGGCTTACCCACATTGGAAAGCAATCATTTCCAGGATGGAGATCAAATATCTTAACACAGTGTCACCTGTGTGAGTTGCTAGAAAAGACCtctcatttaaaaatctgttcataGAACGTGCTTTCACATTTTTCAGCCTCTTTTCACTTGTGTGCTAGACGGAGGCACTTTAAGAGCTATTAACTGTAGTCTCAAGAGTACAAGACATTGAGTTTCTTCAGTCATTGGTAAATATGGCaaggaattaaaatgaaattagattaaaaagaaagtaaaacaaatcaCTGAATCAGAAAATTTAGCCAAATCTTGTAAAAATCACTGGTCTCTGATTTAAAGAtccccccccgccaaaaaaaaaaaaattagtagctgTCACTCATCTGTTGCCAGATGGGTAAACACTACTACATCATTCTGATGTTAAGGTATAACGGTTTTGCTGTTTGGGCGTGTAAACGTTTGGgcttgtaaatgttttaaaacattggcAAATAAAGTACTTTGAATTATGTTTCGAGTAGTGTTTCAAAGTATATTATACACGGGTTTcaaatagaaaaactaaaaggTGGAATAAAACAATTTGGAAGAGTTTAGTAAAGCGTATAAAAATTAAAGGACTAAAAAACCCACttcattttaaatgtgtaaaaataaatcGCATCCATTCGTGGGAATCCAgtgactttttccttttctttctttcttttttggttttagttaGCTGGTACGTACTGCACCCTCCACAACACGTTGGAAATTAGGTCCTGGTACACACTAAGGAATATCCAGCCAGGTAAATACATCAGGGTGATGAGGCCCATAAAATTGAGCGGGTAGTGAGAATAGTCCCAGGAACAAGCCCCGCACGTGCGGAGTCCCAGACCCCAGGACAGCTCCCACACGTAGATGAAGATCACGTAGATGGGCACCCGCTTCCAAGTGCCCCAACCGCGGCTGTAGTGGAGGTGGAAGTAGAGCTTTTCCACCACGAAACTGCAGCTGCCGTACATAAAGAAGGACCAGAGCGACGTGTGGCCGCTGGTTGTCCCGTCCCCCTGCCCCAGTACGTTGAAGAAGAAGGTGAAGAAGATCTCATCCAGAAAGCCGTGCATTCCGAAGAAAAGAAAGCGGGGTAGGTCGGGCAGCCCCTGGCTGGGGGCTCCCCCGGCGCCCCTGGGGCCACGGGGTCGTCGCCGCCGGGCTCCGGCCGCAGTAGGGACCCGGGCGCCGGGAGGGACGGGGAGCGCGCCCctccgctgctgctgctgctgctgctgctgctgttgctgctgccgCCGCCTCTGTCGCCCGTACCGCAAGCGCAGGAAGCGCTTCAGGAACACTTGGCAGTGGTAGAGCGCCAGCACGTACTGCAGCGCCAGGTCCAGCGCCCCTGGCGCCACCGCGACCCCCGCCCCGCCGCCCAGGCTGAGTAGTAGCGCCTGGCCCGCTAGGGTCTGCAGCCCCACGTGGGCCGAGGGGTAGAGGAGGAAATTGAAGACGAAGGCGTTGGGACAGCGCCGCTGCTGCAGGTACACCTTCTCCAGGGCGAAATGGGTGAGCGAGTGCAGCAGGCAGCGGTAGGGCGAGGAGAAGCCTAGCATCCGCAGGTCCGGGCTGCGGGCGAAGCGCCGGGCCGAGGACACCAGCACGTCCAGGGTGATCCCGTGCATCCCGTAGAAGTAGAGGCGCATCCAGGCGGGCAGCGTGGCGCTCTCAGCCGGCGCTTCAGCAGTGGACAGCGGCTCCGGGCAGCCGGCTGCCGCCTCGCTTCCTGGCCCGCCAGGGGCCCCCGGACGCCGCGCCGCGCCGCCCCTCCGTGCGGGGCCCTCGCTGTCCACGTCGCTCCCCGCCATGGGCTCGGAGGCTGTCCGAACGCCCGAGGCTGCACCGCCGCCGCTGCCGGGTGCGCGGAGCTGCAGGGCCGAGCGGCCGAGCCCCGCGCCGCCTCCTGGCCGCTGCCGGCCCCCGGGGGGCGCGCAGGGAGCTCCGTCCCGGCCGCGGTCCCGCGGCAGCGGGGGCTGATGCACTCAGGGGACTCGCGGGCCGCCCGGCTAGCGGAATCCCCCCGCCGTGGCCCCGCTGCGCCCTCCCTTCCAGTCCCGGGCGAGGTGCCGCCCGCCCGCGCCCGCTCTAGCTCTCACCCTGCGCGGCCTAACGGGCACCGCGGCCCAGCCAGGGGAGGCGGCGCCGGGGCTGTGAGGGGAAATGCAGAAGCTTGTGGAAGCCCCATCCCCTCCGCTGCTTAGCCCCGCGCCTCCGCTGCAGGCTCTGGGAACGTAACGCGAGCAGCGGCGGCCCTGCCCCCGCCCTGCCAATGCCCCtctccgcctgcctcgacctctccCGCCTTCTCAGGCCGCCCCCACGCGCCCGCCCGCCGCACCGAGTCCCACAGGGTCTGCTCGGGAAGGCCCGGCCCTGCTTCTTCCTCCCGGTGCGCCCACTCAACACAGGGGCTCCGGTCGTGCGGGGGGCGCTTGCTGGGCGGAGGCACTGAGTGGAGAAACACCTAACAGGTGTGACTGCAAGTTGATGGGCATTCCCTGCATCGCGGCAATCAGGGCCAGGGCCTGGCTGGCGGAGACGAATGGCTGAGTGCCACGGGCTGGAGGCTGGGCTCAAGACCAAAATATGGTGCTGTATACTTAATGTTCTTATTCAAAGCCAGCTGTGTCCCAGTCATAGAGAATAAACTCGAGACTCCACGCCTGCCCGCCCCTGCGTTACCCTCCATCTAAATTGCTGCCGCGGGGCCTGATCCACTTTTCCAATCTATTTCTTGGCCCATCTACTTTTCTGGGTTTACTCAAGGCCAAGGACAGAGATTCGATGTCCCCCAGAATTTGTGAAATGATTTCAGGCCAGTTGGGTTGGGTTGGGGTGTGGAGAAGAGGAAATGCTTTGTTCTAGCTACTGTGGGGTCTCAGGTGGAGAATAGTACCTCGTCCTGGCACACCCCGCTGCTGGGTTCTTCTTTTGGCAGAACTAGGTCATCCCAGAAATGGAGAGTGACATAAAGGGCCAGGGtttatctttttctatcttttccctccctcccttcacctctcccctcttctcccttccctcattccctacttcctcccctcccctcccctcccctccaatccctccctccctctctctctcccttcctccctctttatctccttccttccttccttccttccttccttccttccttccttccttccttggttGAGAGAGTGGAAGGGGTTCAGAATGTTGGTGTGTTGGTTCCACCATTCTCTCCAATTTTGAATCAGTCTTGGAACTGGAAAGAGCCTCGGGGGTGAATTATACCGATtacctccctctttctcctccttcccccgAAATTCATGTGCGGATAGATAACAGTTCTGTGTTAGAGTTTAGATCCTCCCTTGATGAAAGGCTttctggggaatttttttttttccttctggcgAATAGACATAATGAGGCTGATCCTCTATTTCTAAGGCAACCTCCTCCTCACGCTGTCTCCTTGCCTATTTCAGCCCCTCACGTTCCAATCTGTGGTAGCTAAGTTGACTGTGAATTAAGAGAAACTTTCATGTCAGGGACAGGAATGTCAGGAAGTTTTCATGTGAGGGACAGAAATGTCAGGTAGCAGGTTCATCAAACTTGTTGCAAACCAGGTTTGATCTAGTTGCCCAAGTGCCTGAGCAAATACATTGAAGGgaaataatgtaaacatttttgtgAGCACCTTGCTATGCCTACACTGGGAAAATAAAGGGTTATAAGATGCTCTCTTTAAGAAGTGTGTAATCtagttaaaatgataataatctATTATGCCTTCATAAAGCCTACTTATGATTATTATCAATAATAACTGATCGTGATCATTTAATAGTAAATACTAGATGTTTGTACTACTAGATTAAtgtttattttgagtttttatttcattaaataaactCAATCCTGGGCCCAATTTATCAGATATTACAAACAAATGCACTCTTTCTCCATAACTGCTATTTAGACAACGGAAAGCACTTCTTCATAACACCATAAATGTAGTCATTCAAACATGTATATGCTAACTTGCTATATTAAACCTGAATTGTTTTCAAATAGCAAATTAAACTTCAAGGGCCCAAGTCTTCTATTTATTCTAACTTTTCTTAAGGATGCAAGGAAAATCTTGAAAATCTGTCGTCCAACCTAGAATTCATCCCAGGGAGTGTAGGAAAAtcttttggattaaaaaaaaattagagctttcatttctgtatttttaatttcagcatttaaaaatttctattttgtataccttatatattttataaattacacagtatAATAGAACATGTAtaaaatttatgtgtgtgtatatatacatatgaaacattaaattttttaatgaggAGTATTCAATAAAAAGTTTGGGCTCACTACTGTCCTCACAGTAGTTCTCTATCAAGTGGGTTAGACTACTAAAAATCTTCTCATTCTTTTGGTTCTTTTTCTGAaatggttttccatttttcttaggagaaatcatacaaaatataaatgaacagtTAGAAAAGCATAGTAGAAAGTGCAGCTATGATCTGTTATTCTCTccatgtttcttttatattttcattgtggCCTCTTAGTTAGACCATTTCGGAATGTGAGTGAAACTaacttaaaaaagtaaacaaacagacaaacaaaaaaaactcggCATAAGacaaagtataagaaaaatgCTCATGGTATATATcacctttaattcttttttttggtctcatttaaaaaatcagtattcTGTGCCATTCTTACCCCAGCAATGATGCCAacctttgtttttgctttatcatcacattgttctttttgttttacgTGCTTCATTGCTATATTTCTAAAactattcttcattttaaaactgCAGGATAGCTTTAGTGATCAtcatcattttatattaaaaatcctCACATTAGAGTCTCTATGaacataaaaagattaaaagcatTTCTTGCTGGTCTTTGCAGCTGTATGCTGTCGGGGCCAAGGGAAAACCTTCCTCTTTGCTCTGTGAATGTTCACTGAAAATCATGGACAAGaggcagattaattggagaaaaggcttACAAATTAATGTGTACATGGAGGCCCTCAGAGTGAAGACCTGAAGATACAGGGGGAATTGTCTATTCTTttgcttaggttcaacaaagtatggacagTTGTGTCTGTACATTTTGTCCAAATGTGATTGGAAAAAAGAGTATGATCTAAGGCTaacagactgagtggggaaaactcagcaaggcctgtctgtcgaGAATCTTCTTGGCCTCCCTGAGCATACA
The sequence above is a segment of the Homo sapiens chromosome 7, GRCh38.p14 Primary Assembly genome. Coding sequences within it:
- the TMEM229A gene encoding transmembrane protein 229A, giving the protein MAGSDVDSEGPARRGGAARRPGAPGGPGSEAAAGCPEPLSTAEAPAESATLPAWMRLYFYGMHGITLDVLVSSARRFARSPDLRMLGFSSPYRCLLHSLTHFALEKVYLQQRRCPNAFVFNFLLYPSAHVGLQTLAGQALLLSLGGGAGVAVAPGALDLALQYVLALYHCQVFLKRFLRLRYGRQRRRQQQQQQQQQQQQRRGALPVPPGARVPTAAGARRRRPRGPRGAGGAPSQGLPDLPRFLFFGMHGFLDEIFFTFFFNVLGQGDGTTSGHTSLWSFFMYGSCSFVVEKLYFHLHYSRGWGTWKRVPIYVIFIYVWELSWGLGLRTCGACSWDYSHYPLNFMGLITLMYLPGWIFLSVYQDLISNVLWRVQYVPAN